The genomic window AAAGTTTGGCCGCACCCTTTATTTTTACACGCTTGGGGCTCGTTTATATCGACTATCTTCTTAGGATCCTTTGGATCCTGAACACTTGAATTGGTCTCAGCGCAGACATGTCCGGCAACACTTCCAGGGTTGTCTCCAACAGTATTTACAGGTTTGACTTGTGAACCTAAAACAGGAGAAAGACAAGTAAAATGTAGGATAGCAAACATGATATAGGGATTGCTTAAGACACTGCCATGAGCAGAGAATTAAGAGTACCATGATCTGAGCAAAAGAATCCCTGCCGACACCTAGAACAAGAGTCCTTTGCCGATGCATTGGTTGAAGGAGCTGCAGTTGGAGCAGCCACAGTAGCCTTCTTAACCGGTGCAATCACTTGCTTTTCGGATGTATGTTTTCCGGTCTTACATCTTGATTAATATGGGAAAAAAATTAATCAACAAATTCAggggatttttatttttatttttatttttttaaaagaaagttATTATTTTCTCTTATTCCATTGATGTTGATAATAGCAAAACAATCTACTTCTTCACTAGCATCCTTGAAAACTTATCTGGAACTTCTGGTTTATTCTCATTCCAGAATGCAAGATATTATAATCCGGCGGACATAAATTTAACACGAAAAGCATATCAAATACATGTAATTTCATAAAGCAAATCAACACATGAAGAAGTGGCAAACGAAGTCTATATTATCTATTGCAAAGAATCACCAAGCAACATTAGATCACCCAATAACATTATCATATTTTTACTCAAATATGGCAAACTCTTGTAAACTGACTAGTTGACTGCAGTTCAAATCTTTATAGATTCAGACATAGTTGACTAGAGAAAAAGAGCAGAGACAATAACTCACCCTGGAATTTCCAAAAACAGGCTGAAATCATGACTTCTTTTCTTGCAACAGCTCCATTCTTTCATCCCATCATGAAAGATTGGCTGGAAAACAAAATGGAAGCATAATCAATTGCAGAACTGATAAATAGTCATTAAAAAAGCTAGAAAGTGccatgaataaataaattaaaaggcGCTGACTTACTCcctgaagaaatgaagtttgccCATCAATAAGCGCAAGTCCCAAACATGCCAAATGGAAAGTGAATCggtaaaatatcataaaaaataactgTCATAATGATATCAACACACGATATTACATTGGATATAAAGTTTCACTTAGTTCACGGGTGAGTTATATTATCAAAGCTCATCAAACAATGATTTACacacaaaaagggaagaaaaaaattGAGGGTCCAAAGACCAACACTTACATTTTTTCCCCAGGTTAAATAGTTGGACGCGGTATtggttttattttaaatatacaaGACAAAACATAAATTTCGAATTCAAGCAAAATAATAGCAATGACCTTTATTCAAGTTTCTGACAGCTACAACAATCTTAGAACCACTTTTAAGACAATAGAAGAAGAGTTTTCTGCAAGAGCTGCATATTCTTCAATTCATATTGTTGACTATATACACATAATTGTCTATGCCAGTAGGTGTATATACTGCATATCAAGGCTAACTTTCATATGCAAGTGGCTACAGCAGCATTCCTTTCATGGGCATAGGATGACCAAGAAATCATAGAACCAAGCTACAAGATCATCAATAAAATCGAAAGATAGGATTTGCACCCATTATATCAAGGATGGAAAAACCTACCATAACTCTTGTTCTA from Arachis ipaensis cultivar K30076 chromosome B09, Araip1.1, whole genome shotgun sequence includes these protein-coding regions:
- the LOC107618928 gene encoding cysteine and histidine-rich domain-containing protein RAR1, whose amino-acid sequence is MAQTGKVRCQRIGCDAIFSDDDNPDGSCRYHDSGPIFHDGMKEWSCCKKRSHDFSLFLEIPGCKTGKHTSEKQVIAPVKKATVAAPTAAPSTNASAKDSCSRCRQGFFCSDHGSQVKPVNTVGDNPGSVAGHVCAETNSSVQDPKDPKKIVDINEPQACKNKGCGQTFKEKDNHETACSYHPGPAVFHDRMRGWKCCDIHVKEFDEFMSIPPCTKGWHNADPDQ